One window of the Sparus aurata chromosome 17, fSpaAur1.1, whole genome shotgun sequence genome contains the following:
- the sri gene encoding sorcin isoform X2, whose protein sequence is MAYPGYGGAPGGFPGQQDPLYGYFSSVAGQDGQISADELQRCLTQSGMAGSYKPFCLETCRLMISMLDRDMSGTMGFNEFKELSQVINGWKSTFSSYDRDQSGTVEGHELQQAISAMGFNLSPQAMNVIMRRHSTNGRIAFDDFISCCVKLRALTSQFQSRDTSRTGQAMFGYDDFIQVTMSL, encoded by the exons caggatcCTCTCTACGGATACTTTTCATCTGTAGCTGGACAG GATGGACAGATCTCTGCAGACGAGCTGCAGCGCTGCCTCACACAGTCCGGCATGGCAGGCTCATACAAAC cCTTCTGCCTGGAGACCTGCAGACTGATGATCAGCATGCTGGAT AGGGACATGTCCGGCACCATGGGCTTCAACGAGTTCAAGGAGCTGTCGCAGGTTATCAACGGGTGGAAGTCCACCTTCTCATCCTACGACCGGGACCAGAGTGGAACAGTGGAGGGCCACGAGCTGCAGCAAGCCATCAGCGCCATGG GTTTTAATCTGAGTCCTCAGGCCATGAACGTCATCATGAGGCGCCACAGCACAAACGGAAGAATCGCCTTCGATGATTTTATAAGCTGCTGTGTGAAGCTGCGAGCCCTGACCT cccAGTTCCAAAGCAGAGACACGTCCCGAACAGGCCAGGCCATGTTTGGGTATGATGAT ttTATCCAGGTCACCATGAGCTTATGA
- the sri gene encoding sorcin isoform X1, producing MAYPGYGGAPGGFPGQQQDPLYGYFSSVAGQDGQISADELQRCLTQSGMAGSYKPFCLETCRLMISMLDRDMSGTMGFNEFKELSQVINGWKSTFSSYDRDQSGTVEGHELQQAISAMGFNLSPQAMNVIMRRHSTNGRIAFDDFISCCVKLRALTSQFQSRDTSRTGQAMFGYDDFIQVTMSL from the exons cagcaggatcCTCTCTACGGATACTTTTCATCTGTAGCTGGACAG GATGGACAGATCTCTGCAGACGAGCTGCAGCGCTGCCTCACACAGTCCGGCATGGCAGGCTCATACAAAC cCTTCTGCCTGGAGACCTGCAGACTGATGATCAGCATGCTGGAT AGGGACATGTCCGGCACCATGGGCTTCAACGAGTTCAAGGAGCTGTCGCAGGTTATCAACGGGTGGAAGTCCACCTTCTCATCCTACGACCGGGACCAGAGTGGAACAGTGGAGGGCCACGAGCTGCAGCAAGCCATCAGCGCCATGG GTTTTAATCTGAGTCCTCAGGCCATGAACGTCATCATGAGGCGCCACAGCACAAACGGAAGAATCGCCTTCGATGATTTTATAAGCTGCTGTGTGAAGCTGCGAGCCCTGACCT cccAGTTCCAAAGCAGAGACACGTCCCGAACAGGCCAGGCCATGTTTGGGTATGATGAT ttTATCCAGGTCACCATGAGCTTATGA